GCAGATCTGGGTGCAGGTGGTCGCCAGTTCCATGAGCGCGGCGTTGGTGCGCTCGGGGGCCGCGCCGGTCTCGACGAGGTACTGGAAGGCCTTGGAGTAGAGGGTGTCCCCGGCGAGGATCGCCGTCGAGAGGTCGTACTCGCGGTGGACCGAGGGGACGCCGCGGCGCAGGTCGTCGTCGTCCATGATGTCGTCGTGGATGAGGGTGAACGACTGGATGACCTCGACGCTGACCGCGGCCTTGAGCACGTCGACGCTCCCGCCCTCGGCGGGGAACGACCGGTAGTCGGCGGTCTCGGGGTCGGCGTCCACGTCGGCCAGCGACTCCGCGACCAGCAGGACGACGGTCGGACGGAGCCGCTTCCCGCCGGCGTCGAGCAGGTAGCGCGCCGCCTCGTAGAGCCGCTCGGGCTCGTCGACCGGCAACTCCTCGGGGACCGCCTGATTGACGCGCTCGCGGCGCGCGACGATGGCCCGCTCGACGGCCGCCTGGGACTGTCGGCTCATGCTACTCGACCAGCTGGATCAGGTTGCCGTTGCGCGTGACGTGCAGGTCCCGACCCAGCTTGTACCCCTCGCTCTCGGCCAGGTTGACGTAGTCCGAGAACCCGGCCATGTCCTGGTGGGCCGGGATGACGTGCTGAGGCTGGAGCGCGTCGAGCATCTCGTAGTGGCCCTCCTTGTTCAGGTGGCCCGAGACGTGGATGTCGTCGTAGATGCGCGCGCCCTGCATACCCAGCAGTTTCTCGCTCTGGTAGCGCTGGCCCTCGTTGGTCGGCTCCGGGATGACCCGAGCCGAGAAGATGACTTTGTCGCCGTCGTCGATCTCGTAGGGTGTCTCGCCGCGACCCATTCGGGTGAGCATCGCGCGCGGTTCGCCCTGGTGACCGGTGACGATGGGGAGGAAGTTCTCCTTGCCCTCGTTCATGATCCGCTTGAACGTCCGGTCGACGGACTTGCGGTGGCCGTACATCCCCAGGTCCTCCGGGAAGTCGACGAAGTCGAGTCGCTCGGCCGTGCCGGAGTACTTCTCCATCGAACGACCCAGCAGCACCGGCTGACGGCCGATGTCCTCGGCGAACTCGACCAGCGAGGTGACCCGCGCGATGTGGGAGCTGAAGGTCGTGGCGACGATGCCGCCGTCGTAGTCCTCCAGGGAGTACATCACGTCCTTGAGGTGCCGTCGCGCGACTGACTCGGAGGGCGTGCGACCCTTCTTGTTGGCGTTGGTACAGTCCTCGATGTAACAGAGGACGCCCTCGCCCTCGCGGCCGATCTCCCGGAACCGCTTCATGTCGATGGGGTCGCCGATGACCGGCGTGTGGTCCATGCGCTTGTCCAGCCCGTAGACGACGGCGCCCTCGGGCGTGTGCAGGACCGGGTTGATCGCGTCGATGATGGAGTGGGTGACGTTGACGAACTCCAGCTCGTTGCGCTCGCCGATGCTCATCGTCTCGCCGGCCTCCATCTTCTTCAGGTCGTTCTGGACGCCGAACTTCTCCTCGCTCTTGATCTGCTGTTTGACCAGCTCGATGGTGAACGGCGTCGCGACGATGGGCGCGTCGTAGCGGTGGGCCAGCTTGGAGATGGCACCGATGTGGTCAAGGTGGCCGTGTGTCGGCACGATGGCCTTCACGTCGCCCTCCAGGTCGGACATGATGCGGTCGTCGGGGATCGCACCCATGTCGATCAGGTCGAGGCTATGCATCCGTTCGGTCTCGACGTTGTCGTGGATGAGGACCTTCGAGAGGTTCAGGCCCATGTCGAACACCACGACGTCGTCGCCTGCGCGAACTGCCGTCATCTGGCGGCCGACTTCCTCGTAGCCGCCGATAGTTGCGATTTCGATTTCCATGGTTTGCACTCCGAGGGAGGCTCGCCCGCGACGGCGGTGCGACCGGCGAACAGTGGACGCTCGCGTAACTGCCCCGCTCCGGACCGTCCCGGTCGACCAACCCGCGAGCCATCGGGTGGTTCCGACGGCTCCCGCGTCACCGGCGCGGTCGGAGCGCAGTCCGCATCGGCGCCCGATGCGTCAGCCGGCCGCCCACTCCGCACCCGGGCGGCCGTATGCTCGGTTACCTCCACATATACGGCGAGGTTTTAAAAAGCGTGCGACTCGTCTCCGACAGCTGTCACTCCTCGCCGACGTGGCCCGGGCCCGTCGTCCAGTCGCCGTCCCCGTCGTCCGTCCCGGACCCGTCTCCATCGTCGTCGCCGGAACTGTCCCCATCGCCGTCCCCGTCGACGACGCCCGCACCCGGGGCACCACCGTCGTCGCCGCCGTCGCCGGCGTCGCTCTCGGCCGACGCCTCGCTCGCGTCGACCGCGTCCGGCTCGGCCTCCTCACCGGCTGCGGTCGGGTCACCGGACTGGTCGTCCGGCGCGGGTGCCAACGGGTCGTCGTCACCGCCCCCGAGCGGGTCGGCGCTCCCGCCTGGAGCCAGCGGGTCCCCGGACTCGCCCGGTGCGAGCGGGTCGTCGTTCCCGCCCTCGTCGTCGGGCGGGAACGGCTCCGGTTCCTCGCCCGGGTCGTCCGGGACCGCTGGCGGCGTCTCGTCACCGGGACCGTCCGGATCGCCGCCCTCCCCGTCGGCGAGGGACGCGACCGAACCGTCGGCGGGCTCAACCGTCGCGTCGTCGGACTCCGCCGGCTCCGAGTCGCCCTCTTCGGCCACCGTCGACGGGTCCGACCGCTCGTCTCCCTCGTCGCCGGATGCGAACAGGTCGTCGTCGGAACCCGGCGCGAGCGGGTCGTCCCCGTCCGTCTCCGGCGCCAACGGGTCGTCCGCCGGCTCGCCCGACGCGGCGTCCGAACCGGAGCCCCGTGTAACGTCGTCGCCGGACGCCGAACCGTCGCTCGGGTCCGTACCCGCGCTGTCTGTCGGATCGGTCCCGTCGTCGCCGTCCGACTCGTCTCCGCCCGCGTCCGAGCTATCGTCCGCGCCGGCGGCGTCTCCGGATCCCCGGGCCGGGCCGCCCGCCTGCCCGAATCCGAGTTCCTCGGCGATACCGCTCTCGTTGGCCACGTCTTCCGGCGACTCGCGGGGGTCCTCGGCGCCGTCGTCCGCCCCGTCCGCGTCGGCGGTCTCGGACTCCGGACCCGGTTGCGACGGGTCGTCGGTTCCCGACTCGTCGCCCATCGAGTCCCCAGCGTCGGGCTCGTCCGCGTCGTCGTTCTCCGACGGCTCGTCGCTCACGCTCGGCGACACCCACTCGTCGGCCGTCGTCCCGTCGGATTCGTCGCCGGCCGTCGGCCGACCGGCCCCCTCGCCCGCGGCCGTCGTCGGTTTCTCGGCGCCGACCGACGAGCCGTCGGCGGTCTCGGACGCGCCCGAGTCGTCGTCACCGGAGCCGGGCGGTCGCTCGTCGCCGCCGGTCGCTTCGGTGCCGGTCGGCTCGGCGGGTTCGGTCCCGTCGTCGTCGGCCGCCGCGGGGCCGGTCCGGGGCGCGGCGGCCCCTCGGTCCCGGGGTTCCGGCTTCGGCCGCTCGTCGGCGCTCCCGTCGCCGCCCAGCGGGTCGTCGGATCCGCCGGTCGGACTCGCGGCGGTCGCGCCGTCCTCGGCCGCCGACTCCGGCTCCGTGTCCGTCTCGTCGGCCGTATCGCTCCCGGCGTCGTCGGGCCGGCCCACGGCGCCGACGACCCCCGCCCGCGTGCCGTCGGCGACGAGCTTGTACGCGAGACCGGCCTGGCCGGCGCCGTAGACGAGGACGCCGAGGACGACCGCGAAGCCGCCGGCCGCGGCGGACGCGCCGTCCGCGCTCACGTCGAGCGTATCGACGTTCCCCTCGACGAGAAGCCAGGCGCCGCCGCCGACTGACGCGGCGCAGACGGCCACCAGTATCAGCCAGTACGAGAAGAGGTAGAATCCGTACCGAAACGCCGCTCGCCGGGGGACCGATGTCATATCACCTCCATTGCATAGCCCGGCCTAATAGGTTACGCCCGTCGAGCCTGCGACGCGTCTCGCACCCGGTCGACCTCGCGTCACTCCCCGCGGACGACGGTCCCCGGCGACCCGCCGGCGACGAACTCGTCGAGCCCCTCGGAGCCGAAGACGTGCGCCGGCGCGCCGAGCGCGAGCAGCTTCTCGACCTTGGCGGCCATCCCCCCGGTCACGTCGGTCGCGTCGCTGCCCCCCAGCGCGTCGGCGGCCTCGGCGAACCGCTCGATCCGCGCGATCACGTCGCCGTCCTCGTCGAGGACCCCGGGAACCGTCGAGCAGAGGCCGACCCGACCCACGTCGAGCGCGCCGTCGCCGGCCAGCGCGACGACGAGGTCGTCGCCGCTCGTGACCGTCACACCGGACCCCGACTGGACGACCCCGTCGCCGTGGAGCACCGGGACGAACCCCTCGGCCAGCATCGTCGCGACGCTCCCGGTCGGCAGGGAGAGGTCGCCGTCGGCGTCGCGGCTGGCGAGCGACAGGGGTCTCACCGGGAGCGCCTCGACGCCCGCCTCGTGGAGCGCGTCGAGGACGGCGGCGTTGAGCCGCCCCATCGCGTCGTGGATCGCCCGGGCGTCCGCCGCCGAGCGGGTACCCGAGTCGGCCGAAACACCGCGCTCGGCCGCGGCGTGGTGGCCGAAGCTCCCGCCCCCGTGGACGAGGACCAGGTCGCCGTCGAAGTCGGCCACCGCCTCGGCCGCCCGCGCGAGCGCCGCGTCGTCGACGGTCTCGGGTGAGTCCTTCTCGGTGACGACGCTCCCGCCGAGTTTCAGGACCGTCGTCATTCGACGCGGACTCCCTCGGTGGCCAGTTCCGCCTGGAACGTCTCCTCGCAGCCGGGGAGATAGCGCAGCGCCGTCTCCGTCTCCTCGGTCTCGTCGAGCGCGACGACGCAGCCGCCGCCGCCCGCGCCCGTCAGTTTCGCCCCGAGCGCGCCCGCGTCGCGGGCCGCCCACACCATCGCGTCCAGCGACCGCGAGGAGACCCCCAGCGCCGACAGCAGGCCGTGGTTGAAGTCCATCAGCTCCCCGAGTTCGGCGAGGTCGCCGGCCGCGAGCGCGTCCTCGCCGTTGCGCACCAGGTCGCCGACGGCCGCCACGGTGTCCGCGGCGAAGTCGTAGGAGTTCTTCAGCTCGCGCACGCCCGAGACGAGCGCGCCCGTATCGCCCGCGCCGCCGTCGAAGCCCACGACGAAGGGGAGCTCGGGCGCGTCGAGCGAGCGGCAGTCGTCGCCCTCCACGCGGACGGCGCCGCCCGTCGCCGAGCAGAACGTGTCCGCCCGGGAGGCGTTGCCCTCCTGGACGGCCAGCTCGGCCGAGTAGGCGCGCTCGGCGACCTCGTCGGTCGAGAGGTCGGCCCCCAGCTCTTCCGCGGCCGCGTAGATGCCCGCGGCGGTGACCGCCGCCGAGGAGCCGAGGCCGGCGCCCAGCGGGATCTCGCTCTCGATGGTGATATCGAAGCCGGCGTCGGGCGCGCCGGCGGCGTCGCGTGCCTGCTCGACCGCGGCGTCGACGTAGCCGGTCGCCGCCTCGACGAGCGACTGGGACACGTCCACGTCCGGGTCGCTACCGGTCGTCCCGCCGTACTCGACGGTGAACCCGTCGAGGCTGAGGTCCTCGGCGTGGACGCGGAGGTGGTCGTCGGCCCGTCGCTCGACCGTCACCCGCGCGCGGCGGTCGATAGCGCAGGGCACCGCCGGCTCGCCGTACACCACTGCGTGCTCCCCGAAGAGATACACCTTCCCGGGAGCGCTCGCGGTAACCATGCACGCCCGTCGCACCCGCGGGGAGGTAATGGTTTCCGAAGGGGCCGGGAGGCCGCCGCCGGCCGAGCGCCGCCGGTTCAGAGGTCGATGTCCGTGTCGTACTTGACGTAGTTGCCGATCCAGCCGCCCAGGGCGCTCAACCCGACGAAGTAGAGCACCAGAAACACGAAGAGGAAGAGAATGATGACCCCACCGATCGCGAAGCCCGCCGCCTCGCCGCTCCCGACGGCGATGAAGCCGAAGATACTGAAGATAACGAACGCGATCGCGGCGGACGGGAGCAACGCGATCGTACCCGACAGGGCACCGACTTTCAGCCCGTCCGAGCGCGTCCCGCCCTGGAAGTACCCCGCGAGCGCACCGCCGAACATCGGGGCGAACGGGAGGAAAAAGCCCGCGACCGTCGATACTACGGCACCGATCAGCGCGTTGACGAGCGTGTTGCCTTCGTCCATGCCACCCCGTTGACCCACCGGTGACTTAAAAGTGCCACTCGATCCGACAGGTCACACCGCCGACGCGCCCCACCGGCCGGTCACAGCGAGACGGTCACGGAGTGCCAGCCCGTCGACCCGCCGGGATGGGCGCCGGTCTCCTCGCGCGTCTGCAGGGCGCCCGTCCCGTCGGTGGCGCGGACGACCACGTCTTTCGGTCCCGAGTCCGGTAGCTCGGCGACGTGGCGGAAGCGCCGCCAGGCGTGCGGAGAGGGCGGGGCTTCGAGTTCGGCGTCGGCCCACGTGTCGCCGCCGTCGAGACTCACCTCGACGCCGTCGATCCCGCGGCGGCCGCCGTAGGCGACCCCGCCGACCGCGACGCGGTCGCCGCGGCGCTGGACCCCGCGGACGTACGAGAGCGTGTTGACGACGGCCTCCTCGACCCAGCCGCGGGCCTCCCAGTAGCTCTCGTGGTCGCCGGCGCTGACCTCGATGTCCTCGACCCACTTCGTCGACTTCATGCCGTAGCGTCCGGGGATCAGGAGCCGCGCCGGGAACCCGTGCTCTTTCGGCAGGGTCCGACCGTCCATTCCCACCGCGAGCACGACGTCCTCGCGCTCGCTCACCACGTCCCACGGGATCGCCTCGGTGTAGCCGTCCGCCGCCCGGGTCACCACGTCCTCGGCGGCGTCGGGGACGCCCGCGTCCGCCAGCAGCGCCCGCACCGGCACCGCCCGCCACTCCGCGGTACTGATCAGGTTCCCGCCGACGGAGTTGGAGATGCACGCCGTCGTGACGGTCATATCGCGGGCCTCGGGGTGGGTGACCAGCTCCGAGAAGGACAGGTCGTACGACTCCCGTACCGCCCCGCCGACCGACAGCGACCACCGCTCGGCGTCGACGCTCGGATTGGAGACGTTCTTGTCGACGACGTAGTGGTCGGCGGCCGTCCCGACCGCCGGGGTCATGCCCGCGAAACCGTAGCCGAAGACCGGGTCCGCGTCGGCCTCGGCGACCGAGACGACGACGTTCTCGGTGGTGCTGCGGGATTCGAGGATCTCGCCGGTCGCAGCGGTCGTCACCGTCCGCCCGGAGTCGGGCGTCGTCGTCCCCTCCGCGCGCTTCTCGACGACCGCGTCCAGCGACTCGCCGGGCTGGGGCCCGTCGCTGGAGGTCGCCGGCCGGCCGAGGCTCCGCGCGACCACGCCGCCGCCCGCCGCCAGCCCGACGGCGCCGCCGAGGTTTCGGAGCGTCCGGCGCCGTCCCACCGACGGGCGGTGCCCGCCGCTCGCCACGCGGAGGAGCCCGGGCGGTAGCAGCGCCAGCGCCGTCGCGAGCGTCCACCGCCAGAAGACGCCGTCGGCCGCCGCGCGAAAGCCCGCCGCCGTCAGGACGACGACCGCCACCGAGACGCCGGTCGCGAGGTATCGCTCCTGCGCGCGAGTCGTGCCGTACCCCTCCGCGAAGGCGGCGATCCCCGCTGCGGCGGCCACCGCCGCGACCGCAATCGCGACCATCAGCGCTGGCTGTGCGGCCGCGCCCAGCGTCTCGATAGCCAGCGTCGCCACGGTTCCGGGCGAGGCCTCGATCACGACCTGTGCGGCGACCGCCAGCGGGTGGCCGCCCACCAGCGGCGCGGCCGCGAGGATCCCGACCAGCCACACGACCGCCGTCGCGGCCCACCCGACGGCTACGCGCTCTCGTCCGTCCATGCCCCGCTCTCAGGACTGACGGCGGTAATACTTTGTGCGCGTCGCGACGGCTCGCGGCCGCCGAGCCGTCGGATCCCCCTAGAACGGGGGACCGGCGCGCACCTACGCCGGAGCGAGCTTCTCCTTGTAGGTCGCCGAGAGGTAGATCAGGACCGGCGTCCCGACGACGGTCGGCCCCAGCCATCGCGCGACGCTCGGGAGGAAGCCGAAGTTGACGGTCGCGAACGCCGTCACCGTCGCGATGTAGCCGGCTCCCATCCGGGTGACGTGTTCGGGCACCCAGGCGCCGCGGTCGCGCTCGCGCCGAAACTTCAGGGCGTCCGTGCCCGCGAAGATCGCACCGATCCCGCCGAACACCAGCGCCACCGGCGCGAACGAGTCACCACCGAGCACCATCACGCCGCCCATCGCGAGCAGGCCGACGCTCGCCGCCCCCACCAGCCCGACCGCCGCCCAGTCGACCGCCGCCGCGCCGTCCGCCGGACGCTTGCGCCCCAGCACCCGATACCCCGAGAACGCGAAGTAGAAACTGAACACGGCCACCAGCGCGAGGAACCGTCGGAGGTCGGTCGCCTCGAAGGCGAACAGCGCCAGCGCCGACCCGGAGACGAACGCCATCGCGTAGACGTACGCCCGCCCCAGCCGACGGTGTCGGCGCCCACCCTTCGTCGTGAGGAACGCGCCCAGCCCCGCAAAGAGCGCCACGAACCCCGCCGCGACGTGCGCCCACAGCGTCAGTTCCTCCGGAGTCATCCCCGCACACCCGCCAGCTCGTCCGTTGTCATACCTCGTCGTTACACGACCGCCAACTTAAATTTACTGAGTAAGCACTTACTTTGTTACGTCGAGCCCGAAGCGTCCCGTCGGGAATCGCTCCGCTGGTCGTCACGGGGGCCGACTCCGCGGCGGCGTC
The window above is part of the Halosimplex rubrum genome. Proteins encoded here:
- a CDS encoding DUF5518 domain-containing protein, coding for MDEGNTLVNALIGAVVSTVAGFFLPFAPMFGGALAGYFQGGTRSDGLKVGALSGTIALLPSAAIAFVIFSIFGFIAVGSGEAAGFAIGGVIILFLFVFLVLYFVGLSALGGWIGNYVKYDTDIDL
- a CDS encoding RNase J family beta-CASP ribonuclease, producing the protein MEIEIATIGGYEEVGRQMTAVRAGDDVVVFDMGLNLSKVLIHDNVETERMHSLDLIDMGAIPDDRIMSDLEGDVKAIVPTHGHLDHIGAISKLAHRYDAPIVATPFTIELVKQQIKSEEKFGVQNDLKKMEAGETMSIGERNELEFVNVTHSIIDAINPVLHTPEGAVVYGLDKRMDHTPVIGDPIDMKRFREIGREGEGVLCYIEDCTNANKKGRTPSESVARRHLKDVMYSLEDYDGGIVATTFSSHIARVTSLVEFAEDIGRQPVLLGRSMEKYSGTAERLDFVDFPEDLGMYGHRKSVDRTFKRIMNEGKENFLPIVTGHQGEPRAMLTRMGRGETPYEIDDGDKVIFSARVIPEPTNEGQRYQSEKLLGMQGARIYDDIHVSGHLNKEGHYEMLDALQPQHVIPAHQDMAGFSDYVNLAESEGYKLGRDLHVTRNGNLIQLVE
- a CDS encoding DUF2306 domain-containing protein, which translates into the protein MTPEELTLWAHVAAGFVALFAGLGAFLTTKGGRRHRRLGRAYVYAMAFVSGSALALFAFEATDLRRFLALVAVFSFYFAFSGYRVLGRKRPADGAAAVDWAAVGLVGAASVGLLAMGGVMVLGGDSFAPVALVFGGIGAIFAGTDALKFRRERDRGAWVPEHVTRMGAGYIATVTAFATVNFGFLPSVARWLGPTVVGTPVLIYLSATYKEKLAPA
- a CDS encoding molybdopterin-dependent oxidoreductase; the protein is MDGRERVAVGWAATAVVWLVGILAAAPLVGGHPLAVAAQVVIEASPGTVATLAIETLGAAAQPALMVAIAVAAVAAAAGIAAFAEGYGTTRAQERYLATGVSVAVVVLTAAGFRAAADGVFWRWTLATALALLPPGLLRVASGGHRPSVGRRRTLRNLGGAVGLAAGGGVVARSLGRPATSSDGPQPGESLDAVVEKRAEGTTTPDSGRTVTTAATGEILESRSTTENVVVSVAEADADPVFGYGFAGMTPAVGTAADHYVVDKNVSNPSVDAERWSLSVGGAVRESYDLSFSELVTHPEARDMTVTTACISNSVGGNLISTAEWRAVPVRALLADAGVPDAAEDVVTRAADGYTEAIPWDVVSEREDVVLAVGMDGRTLPKEHGFPARLLIPGRYGMKSTKWVEDIEVSAGDHESYWEARGWVEEAVVNTLSYVRGVQRRGDRVAVGGVAYGGRRGIDGVEVSLDGGDTWADAELEAPPSPHAWRRFRHVAELPDSGPKDVVVRATDGTGALQTREETGAHPGGSTGWHSVTVSL
- the mvk gene encoding mevalonate kinase, whose translation is MVTASAPGKVYLFGEHAVVYGEPAVPCAIDRRARVTVERRADDHLRVHAEDLSLDGFTVEYGGTTGSDPDVDVSQSLVEAATGYVDAAVEQARDAAGAPDAGFDITIESEIPLGAGLGSSAAVTAAGIYAAAEELGADLSTDEVAERAYSAELAVQEGNASRADTFCSATGGAVRVEGDDCRSLDAPELPFVVGFDGGAGDTGALVSGVRELKNSYDFAADTVAAVGDLVRNGEDALAAGDLAELGELMDFNHGLLSALGVSSRSLDAMVWAARDAGALGAKLTGAGGGGCVVALDETEETETALRYLPGCEETFQAELATEGVRVE
- a CDS encoding isopentenyl phosphate kinase — its product is MTTVLKLGGSVVTEKDSPETVDDAALARAAEAVADFDGDLVLVHGGGSFGHHAAAERGVSADSGTRSAADARAIHDAMGRLNAAVLDALHEAGVEALPVRPLSLASRDADGDLSLPTGSVATMLAEGFVPVLHGDGVVQSGSGVTVTSGDDLVVALAGDGALDVGRVGLCSTVPGVLDEDGDVIARIERFAEAADALGGSDATDVTGGMAAKVEKLLALGAPAHVFGSEGLDEFVAGGSPGTVVRGE